A single region of the Mustela lutreola isolate mMusLut2 chromosome 2, mMusLut2.pri, whole genome shotgun sequence genome encodes:
- the FAM162A gene encoding protein FAM162A produces the protein MGSLRGLRQAAGSYFRLYESGSSSSLRLTRNSDLKRINGYCAKPQESPKAPAYTYSHRVPLHKPTNWERKILIWSGRFKKEDDIPETISFEMLDAAKNKIRVKVSYAMIALTVAGCIWMVIEGKKAVKRNESLTSLNLEKKARLREEAALKAKTE, from the exons gAAGTTATTTTAGGTTATATGAAAGCggttcttcctcatctctaagaCTTACCAGAAACTCTGATTTAAAGAGAATAAATGGATATTGTGCCAAGCCACAAGAAAGTCCAAAAGCTCCAGCCT ACACTTACAGCCACAGAGTGCCATTACACAAACCTACAAACTGGGAGAGGAAGATCCTGATATGGTCAGGCCGCTTCAAAAAGGAGGATGATATCCCAGAGACTATCTC GTTTGAGATGCTTGATGCTGCAAAGAACAAGATCCGAGTGAAGGTCAGCTATGCAATGATTGCCCTGACAGTGGCAGGATGCATCTGGATGGTTATTGAGGGCAAGAAG gcTGTCAAAAGAAACGAGTCTTTAACAAGCCTGAACTTAGAAAAAAAAGCTCGCCTGAGAGAAGAAGCAGCTCTGAAGGCCAAAACAGAGTAG